ATTTGCCGGGTATTGGTTTCAGACTTCCTACGCTTATCCCGACAATATGCTGGATCAGGTTTTCGGTATCCGGAATTTCAGCCTGGGAATGGCTATTTTTTTCGGTTTTTATTTTCCTCTGGGTAATTGGGCCGTGGGAAAGCTGGACCAATTATATCACAAAATACAAAACCGCTGAAAAACAAATGGCAACTACCATTTCAAGCAGACCTGCACCAATGTTCTGATCTTTAGCAATCTCAGTTGCAAGGTTGGAATTTCGAAGCACAAACCGGTCGAAAATGATTCTTACCACAAGCAGATACACAAATACAATCAGGACATCTTTGCCGAGGGAAAGCAAATCTTCTTTCCAGCCCACAAAGGTACCGGATACTGCATGCATGACAATGATTCCAATGGAAATCAATCCGCCGGCAAAACTAAGGCCTGCGGCAATATTGTCCTTTTCGATCTCTTCATGTACCGAGTAGGGCGTAAACCTTACGTACATCAGCGAGAAGAGTACAAGACATAATTGTCCGATCATGTAAAATACCAGGGCAACCAATAGCCCTCCATCTTCGCCATAAATAGAGCCGGCGATAATCAATCCCGAAGCAATATAAGTGGCTGCTTCCACTGCACCGGTTCCGGGGTTCTGATCCTGAATGATTTCTTTATCAACCGAAAATTTATATAAAATCAGTTTGCGGTTGACAATCCTTGAGACATGGAGCAGCAGGATCCCGAAGAGGGAATAGCCAGCCACTGTCAAAAACTCAATTCCCACAGCCTGACCTGAATCGCCACTGATCGCACTGATGAAGATCAGGGTTATCCCAATAAAATAACCGGCAACACTCACAGATACGGCATTGTTGTCGTATTGGGTAAGCTGTTCGTCGAGTTTGTAAGTTGAAAATAATCCTTTTAGCCATTTAGCAAAAAAGAATGTAGCCAGATACAGTACAATATATCCTGCACTGATCAATACTTGGGGAGGGTTGTTGAAGAAATCCATAATTTTTATTACCCTTCTCGATTTTGATACCGCCGGTAATAATGCCGGAGGATGATGACAAACAATATGGCAAATATTCCGCTGAATATAATAGCAACCGCGTAATTATTGAGCATTGTCAGGAATATTTCTATGGTAATCCAGAAAATAATCAACCCGGTGCCTGCTAAATAGATAGAAACCTCTTTTGAAGTAAGATGTTTGTTGCGTTGATAAACAAAAAATCCACCGACCAAAATGGCCGCTATCAGACTGAGTGGAAAAAATCCCGGTGACAGCAACCTGGTGGCAATCGACAATATACCAAAACCCATTCCCCAGATCACCGCCAGTCGAAATCCCTGGAGATCTCTCTCCAACTTATCTTTTTCACCAGGGACAAATGGCTTTGTGCTTTTGCTGGCGGTGTTGCCAGAATTGGACTTTTGGCCCGATACAATATGTTCACCTGATTTAATGACGACTTTGCCTTGTAGTTTTCGCTCAAGGTTTTTGATCCGTTGGCGGGCGAGTGGTGCAAATCTGCCTTCCGGGAAATTTTTAATAAAATCCCGATAAGAAAGCAGCGAATCCTGCTTGTCGGCGTATTCCCAGGCCTGAAGTTCTTCTTCAATCGCCCGGTACTGCCTGGTCAGATGTATTTCTAGTTGGTGAATCCGGTTTCTTACCTGGTCGGCATACTCTCCATCGGGAAACCGTTTTAAAAACTGATTGTAAGCCGAAACAGAATCTTCATTTGTAGCTGCTTCCAATGCGGCTTCCTCATTAAGCGTATCGTCATCTTCTGTTTCGCCACCGCTATTGCCTGATTTGGCCCTGACGAGGGCGGTGATTTTCTGTTCTACTTCACTGACAAATTCACCGGAAGGAAAATTACTCTTATACTCAAGATATGCCGATACAGTATTTTTTTTGCAGGTTTCTTTCCACGCAAGCTGGTCTTCAAGTTTTTCTATTTTTTCACCTGCCAATGCTGCGTACTTGCCTGAAGGATATTCTTTCAAATAGTTTTCATAGGCAAACATCACATCTTGTCTTGTTGTGAGTTCCCACATTTTTTCCTCTTTGAGGTTTGCCAGAATGCGCATACCTTCTGGCGCATGCACACTCATCGGATAAATAGCAAGGAACCGGCGAATTGCCGGAATAGTATTTGTTTCGAGGGTCTGTTCCCAGTCCCTTTTTTCATCCTTTCCAAATTGGACCATGTCCTGCTAACGGAGTTTGCTTATTGTGGCAATATACTAAATTGTCGGATTTTGCTTAATATCAACCCTCGATGATTCGCATGATGTTTAAAATATATGGGAAACACCGGGTTTTCCTTTTGTTGGTGCTGGCCGCCCACCTTTTGTTTTTAGGGTGGCAGGTGGTCAATGGCAATTTGTATCTGGTTGATTCTGAGGAGTATATAGCTGAGGCGGAAAATATTCTTTCAACGGGTACTTTTTACTGCGGAGAGCTTGATGAGCCTGTAAGGTATGATGATTTTACCAAACGCCCACCCGTATATCCGCTTTTTCTTTCCTTTGTTTTTGGGATTGGGGGAAATGCGTGGCTTGTAATCATCCTTCAGAACCTGCTGAGCCTCTTTAATTTTATCCTGCTCATAGAAATCGGCACCTTCATTGGACTTCAGGAAAAACACTTTCGATGGATGATTCCGCTGATTTTGTTATATCCGGCTCAGTTTATTTACGCCAATATGGTCATGTCAGAAATACTTTTTCAGACATTCCTCCTGGGCATGACACTGGCTGCAATGAAGGGAATAAGCGCAAAATCCTGGCGGTGGATAGGCATCTATACTTTACTATTGATCGCGGGTGCGATGACAAAACCTGTTTTGTACCTCTTTATCATTCCTCATTCAGTGGTTATCGCCGCACTCATTGTCAGATGGCGTTCTCCGATGGGTGTATGGCATCTGGTGATTCCCTTTCTGATCTGGGGGGCTTATATGAAGGCAAATGAAAGGCAAACGGGTTACTTTCATTTTTCGAGCATTCAAAATCTCAGCTTACTCCAATATACTACCTACAATCTGCTGATTCACACCTATGGTCCCGATAGTGCGTTAGTTCTCGCCGACGGGATTTTGTATCGTTCGCTCGATCAACCCAGTTATGCGGAAGGGCAAAAACTGTTGGTAAAAGAATGTTCAGACGTTATCCGGGCACATAAGCTGCAATTTGTCAAATTTCACATCAAAGGCATGATCAATTTATTTATGGACCCTGGTCGTTTTGATCTCTATTCCTTTACAGGTATCGATTCGCAGCACAATAGCCCAGGATTTTTGTCGGCATTTAGTGAGGGGGGATATCGAGGCATTGGGTTATATCTGCAAAAACAACCCTTGCTGATCGTTTTGTTGCTGGTCCTGGTTGCATTGGCAAATGCGGTGAAACTGGCGGGGCTGATTTATTTTGCCTTTTGCCGAAGGGTATCTGTTGAAAACCGGGTGATAATCATCGGTTTAGTTTTGTACATTGCCGGGCTTACGGGAAGTTCCGGGGCCTCGCGGTTTGCCGTGCCGGTGTTTCCGTTACTTCTGCTGATGATTCCCTGTTTTATTATTGCCTTGGTCAGCCTGCGATCAGCTTCCAATAAAAAGAAGGTTTACTAAGTTCTTTCCTGATGTTCAGATCGTCAAACATCATAGTAAGCATAGTTTGTACCGCAGAGTTGCTGTTGGCCTTCTTTGCGATAAAATTAAATAACCACGGGAAGTTGACCAGCTTTTGCATATTGTGACTCAGTTTTAGCTCGCTCCATATTTTGGCGTAAACGGCATCGTCATATCCTTCCATAAACTGCGCGGAAAAGTTGCCGGTTTCAAAACACTTGACTGCATGCGCTGCTGCAATTTTTCCGCTAAGCATGGCATTTCCAATCCCTTCTCCACTAAATGGGTCGATGAGAGAGGCCGCGTCTCCGGTCAGCATAAACCGCTCTCCTGAAATCTTTCTTTTTTTTGATCCCAACGGCAGGCCAAATCCTTTCACTTCACCTATTGGCGTCGCATGCGTGAAACGACGGGAAATTTCCGGATGTGTCGTGATGATGGTTTGGAGCTTTTCTTTCAGGTTTACACGATATTTTTTCACGTCAGAAGAAAGCATGCCTAATCCCACATTTGCCTGCCCATCAGGTAAGGGAAATATCCAGAAATAGCCCGGCAGCAAATCATGGATATAATGTAGTTCGATAAAATTCTCAGGATGAAAGCCCGTAACCCCGCGGTAGTAGCTTCTGATTCCTGCACTATAATGCTTTTTCTCAACGGGAATATTGCCGAGGCTTTTGGTTACAATAGAATGTGCGCCGTCGGCCCCAATAACCATTTTCGCGCGTAGCGTATTTTCTCCGCTTTTCAGCAGGAAACCCTCGGCTTCGTGGGAAATGGAAGAAATCGGATAATGCTGGAAGACCGCCGTTTCTGAAGGAATCTGGCGAAATAAAAAATCATCAAAATCCATCCTCCTGGCAATATAGCCGGGAGCAAAATCACTGGAAGCCGTTTTGACATGTTTAAATGGTATGTCCAGGATTTTTGCATTAGGGGCGACAAACCGGATGCCCCACGAACCAATTTTAGGGGGAAATTGATGGAGTTTTTCAAGGGTTTGCGGAGACAGGTACTTCAGCACAGAAAGAACTTTTCCGCTCAGTGCATCTCCGCAGATTTTGTCGCGTGGGAATGTTGCTTTATCGACTACCGCTACTTTCAGACCCTTACCGGCGAGGGCAAGGGCGCAGGTTGCTCCACCAGGGCCAGCTCCAACAATGACTATATCGTAGATCATTTTTCCAGAATCCAGGCTTCAATTTTGTGTTTTTGAAAAAGCTCAATACGAGATTTTTCGGCTTCAGACCGTGTATTAAACTGAAAACAACTTACACGGAATTTTCCATCATCAGTGGGGAGAATCATGGCTTGTATTCCCTGATTTTTTAGTTTTTCAACTCTGACGATGGCATTGTCCCGTTGGTCATAGCTCCCAACGATCACATGGAAACCCGATACTTGTCCATTGATCTGGTCAAGTTTGGAAAGAGATGAAATATTAGGTTTGGAGAGCACGGTTCTGGATCTGGAAATCTCTTCTTCTGAAGCAGTTGTGGGGCTGGAACTTACAGATTCAGGTGAAGGTTTTTCTGGCGTGGCCGTAATCCACGCATTCCCCCGTGAAAGAGA
The Bacteroidia bacterium DNA segment above includes these coding regions:
- a CDS encoding DUF350 domain-containing protein, whose translation is MDFFNNPPQVLISAGYIVLYLATFFFAKWLKGLFSTYKLDEQLTQYDNNAVSVSVAGYFIGITLIFISAISGDSGQAVGIEFLTVAGYSLFGILLLHVSRIVNRKLILYKFSVDKEIIQDQNPGTGAVEAATYIASGLIIAGSIYGEDGGLLVALVFYMIGQLCLVLFSLMYVRFTPYSVHEEIEKDNIAAGLSFAGGLISIGIIVMHAVSGTFVGWKEDLLSLGKDVLIVFVYLLVVRIIFDRFVLRNSNLATEIAKDQNIGAGLLEMVVAICFSAVLYFVI
- a CDS encoding NAD(P)/FAD-dependent oxidoreductase, whose protein sequence is MIYDIVIVGAGPGGATCALALAGKGLKVAVVDKATFPRDKICGDALSGKVLSVLKYLSPQTLEKLHQFPPKIGSWGIRFVAPNAKILDIPFKHVKTASSDFAPGYIARRMDFDDFLFRQIPSETAVFQHYPISSISHEAEGFLLKSGENTLRAKMVIGADGAHSIVTKSLGNIPVEKKHYSAGIRSYYRGVTGFHPENFIELHYIHDLLPGYFWIFPLPDGQANVGLGMLSSDVKKYRVNLKEKLQTIITTHPEISRRFTHATPIGEVKGFGLPLGSKKRKISGERFMLTGDAASLIDPFSGEGIGNAMLSGKIAAAHAVKCFETGNFSAQFMEGYDDAVYAKIWSELKLSHNMQKLVNFPWLFNFIAKKANSNSAVQTMLTMMFDDLNIRKELSKPSFYWKLIAG